The Macaca mulatta isolate MMU2019108-1 chromosome X, T2T-MMU8v2.0, whole genome shotgun sequence DNA window TGAACCCTACTGGCTTAATTAGGATAGCTGCAGAGAGCTGGAAGCTGACACAAAACTAGTTGGAGCAGCCCTGTTTGTCTTAAAGCAAGGGGGGTGGAGTTCCAAATGCTGGAGAGGGGCATACAGTGGGTTCCCCCATTCTATGAGCTTAgtaaacccaggagacaggcaCCCACTGTGGAGAACTGCACGCTTGGTCGAAGGCTTCTTGTAATTTCTTAAGGGTTTCATCAACACTATTATTGACCAGTGAGAGGTCAAAGTAGTGAGCGTACTGGCTGCGGATGGCCTCAGAGTCCTTCTGCAGCTGCTGCAGGGCTTCTGTCTGCAAAGAAGAAAGCCACAGATGAAGCAAGCTGCACCACCCCCAGCCCAGAGAGGCCAGTGACAGATTTTAAAGAGCAATTGTTAGCGCTGCTCAGCTGTGCATCATACTTGAAGAGTCAAACTTGGAAGACATTGTGAAAGAATGTTAATATAGGGCATGAAGAGGCAATCTCAAAAGACCATGGCAATTCTCAGAGGATCTCAAGCTAACCCTGACCAATCAGAGCCCTCTGGAGAACCAATAGCTATGCAGAGACAGCATGGACTTCACCAGCATCTCCTATTAATGCCCTTTGAACATGGAAGAGCCATTTCAACAAGCACCAGAGCTGCAATactaaaacaaagataaaggtgattttgttttgttttgagatagagtcttgctctgtggcccaggctggagtacagtggcacaatcttggctcactgcaacctctgcctgctgggttcaagcaattctcgtgcctcagcctcccgagtagctgggattacaggcatgtgccaccacatctggctaatttttgtatttttagtagagacagggttttgccgtgttggccaggctggtctcgaacttcggacctcaggtgatccacccacctcggcctcttaaagtgctgggattacaggcgtgagccactgcacccagtcagatAAAGGCGATTTCTAATCCcagagcacacctgtaatcccagcactttggaaggccgaggcaagatgattgcttgagcacaggagttcaagaccagcctggacaacacagtgagaccccatttctacaaaaaacaaacaaaatttaaaaatgtgtgtgtatatatctcacGACTCTTTCTTTGACCTAAAACCAAGCAGCCATGAAAGACAAATCATGTAactacataaaagtaaaaatgtctgCATAGCAAAAAGACATGccaaattgggaaaaaaaaaattacagctgaTATTACAAAGGGCTAATTACCCTAATACAGACTTCCTATACATCAAAGGCCAATAACTCAGCAGAAAAATGAGCTAAGGACATGACCAGATAATTCTCAGAAAAGGCAATACAAATTGCTCTTCATATGAAAAAGTACCCAATCATCTCTTTTAGTAAAAAAAAGTGAGATACCATTTTTCCCGCCAGTAGcctggcaaaaaaagaaaagacaacatGCTACaggcaaagagaaacaagcaCTCTCACAGGTGGTTGGAGGGACTACAAATCCTGAAGGAGTGTAGTTTGGCAGTCCCTGTCCAAATTCTAAGTGCATGTGCTCTTGGACCCAGTGATCCTACTTGGGAGTTTTTCCTACAGATATATTTGCACACATATGCTATATGCACAGGGCTACTGATTGCAGTATTCTTTATAATCAGTGTTTGAAagcaacccaaatggccatcaacaggtgaatggttaaGTAATTACACATGCATGCAGTAGAAGACCATGCAGCTATTGAGAAAAATAGTTCCTCACACCCTGATAGGGAAAGGTGTCCATTGTTCGATGAAAAAGCACAGTGTAGCAAAGTGCATGGGTAGGGCTGGGCAGAGGAGCAGGGTAGGCTTTTCAATATATTCCTGGCCCCTCTGTCTTTCCTCACAGCCATACTGCACCCCAGGGCAGGTTCAGTGCCACCTCTGTCCATCACAGCTTCCCCTGCCAGAGCCTGCATCCCACCAGTATCAGCATCTGCTCAACTGTCCATCTCTACCCCTGGAACTGTGTGCCTCTGGGACAATGACTGGGTCTGGTTTGTTTTGTCCCCATTACCCGTCATGGGCACCGGCCTAGCTAGTGGTTTAAGAGCTCGAATGAATGTGCATGCCCTTTGGCTTCTTGGCCCTGGAGAAGAAGCCCAGCTGGAGCTGTGACCTCCAGCCAGCACTCTGGCCAATGACCTGGACTGAGGTCCTAGTCTGGGCAGGCCCGGAGAAAGTGAATTCCTACCCAACCCGCACAACCTCTCCTCACCTGAGTGCCCTGGTCAGTAGGTGCAATGAATACAATGAAAGGTGAAAGTTCTGCTGTCCGAACAATTTTCAgggtctaggaaaaaaaaaaaaaaaaaaaaagaaggggaggaaggaagaaaaggaaagtgaaaacaaaaaacaaaacaaaacaaaaaacctacataGCTGTCGTAATGGATTCCTTCTAAATAAGCAGCTTTGAGCTTTACCCCAGTACTACTTTCCAGCTTTCCCAGTACTACTGTTCTTGTTCCAGGCTGACCCCATTAAAAGTGCTGAAGCAATCCTGAGCCCCCAGAAGATTCCCAAGGAGCACTATCTTTTTCAGCACTCTGTTTGCCATCCCTTGTGTGGCTGAGCCCATCCGTCCCTGCCCTTCCATGCCTACCCACCTGGGGCTCAATGTCAAGGATGGCAATCTTGTCTTGCTTATGAATCTGGTGCACTGTTTCAAATTTGGTGCCAAACATGTTGCCTTGGTAGCTGCCAAACTCCAAGAACTCATTGGCAGAGATGTTCCTTGTCATCTCCTCTGTTGAGATAAAGTGGTACTCCTTCCCATCTTCCTCACTCTTCCTTGGCGGCCGTGTTGTATCTGTGTACAAGAGCCCAGATCCCTGACAAACTCCAGGTCCTCACCCTTTCATGAGGGCTTGGACCATGGTTGTCTGTATTGAAACCCTAGCTGCCTTTGGTGCATTGACTTTAATACAGGGGTTCCTGAAGAGCTGATGCTCGAAAGTGATGTACACCAGGAAATCCCTCCATCTGCCCAGGACACATTCAATTTTTAAGGGGCAAAGCCTAACATAGAAAATTCCTATTATCATTTTCCCTAGATGAAGTTACATCTCTCACACTTCCAAATCTAGGAATATtgaaactcagaaatgaaaacagcagaaaatatttttaaaacagatctATAGACTATGCTCAGGATCTCTTGGAAATATATTTAAGGTTTCCTTTTCATGACTTGGAAAGAAGAGTACTTTGGTTTACTCTCAGCTCATGTTGTTAAAAATTGGACTATTTTCTATTACTCGTATAAATTGTCTAATCAGTAAAATATGCTCCAGATATTGTAGTTTGAAACACAATCCTCCCAACCTCCCCTCTTTCCATCTTCCATTGACTGTCTACTTTGCCTCCCAGATCACACTTGTCTCTCACCTGGCCCCTTCTCCTCAATCTACAACCACGTGTGATTCTCTTGAAGGAGGAGCCTGTACTGGTTATTTCTGCTTCCCCACTCACTCCTGGGGCCATTTGCTTTCTGCTCCTAATGCGAACCTGGAATAAGTCTACGTCCCTCCGGCAAGGAGACAACTTTCAATGATCCATGtgtaaaaaagcaaaatgaagaaagaataataaaaaaacctAATATGAGGTTTAGAATCTGGTTTTCTATTTTGCTTAGCAGTACAGTAATTCCTCACTTAATATTATTATCAGTAGGTTCTTAGAAAATGTGAGTTTAAGTGAAATCACATGCAGTTGGTCCTTGAATAACACGGTTTAGTTCAACTTCATTTCATTGTATTGTTGATGAGTAAAAAAACTGTTTCTTGTTATATgtcatttcacttaaagtcacagtCTTCGAAGAGCCTATTGACAATATTAAGCGAGGAATGACTGTATTTCTTTCTGGGAACATACACAACTATACCATGCAGCATCACTTCTGGGAATGGAAGAGTTATCAAATTCACCTGATCACTGGCGCTACTCTTCTCCATATCTAGGACTGCTGTTGAGATAGTTTGGGCCTTTCCTAGGCACTGCTTTGATTTAGAAGACATTCCATGAAAATGAGAGGCAGCCTGAATATGAAGAGTGGGATAGCCAAGGAAATCTACCAAGGACATCCACTCAGTGGACTATAAAACCATTCTCAAAGAGAATTAGGCAAATTGCAGGGGAAcatgagaaaatgtttaaaaagtaaaacgaCAAAGTTATATGTATAAACTTTAATACTTAGTAATTTTTAAGGCGGTATAAAATGTTTACTACAGCTTCTGTTATGTAGACAAACAGCACgaataacaataagaaaacagtTATTCTGTTAGGTGGAGGAATGGTGGGCACAAATTTTTATCTTTCcatattttgtttagttttaataatcaaacatttaaaataaaataatttaaaaaaataaaataacactatGGTATTTCAGATGGAGAGTGGTACTGTGATAAAAAGTGCTACTGATGCCCTGTCCGCCTGTCACCTCCCCTCCACAGTGCCTATGAGCTACTTACATGGGGCAGGGTACACAAACTTCTCCGGATTCTGGCTGAGCAGGGCATTCTTAATGTGGCTGCGACCCACCCCACTGGCTCCTGTGTAGAGAGAGAACATCTTTTGGAAAGCGGGGAGAGGAGCAGGGATCGGGGATAAGATACAGATTTTCCTCTCTTGGCACTCAAAGCTGCCAACAGGTGAACATGAGTTCGGGTTCCATGTGGGCTGGAGTCAGGGCCTTTAAGCTGTCAGAAGATTTGGGGCCACCAAGGGGCTTCAGGTCCTTTTTTCCATTTCGGGGAGAAGGCTCTTTCTGAGGACTAAGGGTTGGGACTCAGAATGTAACTGTCACTTCTGCAGAGGAGCCAGCGAACACATGAGGCTTTCtggttattttctaaaatttcttcaaaattaatGGAACTGAATTTAAGCCAGTGTTTTTACTAGAAATTTTACCAAAACCTTAATGTAGATCCTCTAACCAACTAAAGTTTCAACTCTAAAGACAGGAAGGTGAGCAGCCCGCCAGAGGCAAAGCCTACATACCTGGGTTTGAAGCAAGGACTTACTCTGTTTCAGGTCAGAGTCACTGCTTGGGGGAAGCTTCCAAGGCTTATATGGGTGACTGACAGTTCAGAATACTAACAAAATGCTAGCGAAGCTCTCCaacatatttgctttaaaaagcaTATCACTGCCAGTGGACAGATGAACAAAGAGCAAAACCTTGTTTCGGACCTGCCAGCATGAAACCTAACCAAAGAGAATTCGTTGCTAAATAGTAGAGAAACTTATAAGGTTTAGTTTCACTTGTGAGGTGGACCCAGATGGGGTGCATGTGAGGATTCAGAAAATTCCTTACACCTGCTCTATGTGGATAACCCAAGAGACCTcacttattttcttcctcactgCCTTTTTCTGGGGTGGGCACATGATGCAGGcaggaaaataaagacagaaatgtGCAAATGAGAAGATACCGATCAGCACCAGGGTCTTCCTCTTGAATGCAGGGAGCCGAACGACTTCCTCGTAGGAAACAACATCCAACTGATCAAAAACTAGAGACAAAGAAAACCAAGCAGTGTTCATTTCCAGAGCTGGGAAGAACAGTGTTCCACACTCTGAAGTGGGAAAGAACCTCACGATATCTCAACAAGCAGGGAGGAAGTGACTAGAGATGAGGCTATTGACCCAGCTGCTCAAGATGGAGACCTGGTGTCATCCTGACTCTCCACCCCTTCACCTGCTCACAACCCAAGACTGCCACGATCATTCCCTGGCTGGTGGTGTGCATGTGACATCTCAGAAAGAGAAATGCAGATGGAAAGCTGACCGTGTGAattctctgctcaaaacccttcaCTAGCTCCACAGTCTGTAGTACAAAATTGAAAACGCTAGGGAGGGTGCACGAAGCTCCTATGACCTGGTCCTGGCCTCTCCCTCTGGCCTGTGTTCTTGCCCCACTTCTCCTCTCCCACCACAGATGTTCTGGCCACATCTACTTCTGTATGAGGGGTGGGGTGATGAGTAGGTGTAGGCAGACCACTAGTCCTCCTTTACCTCCACTGGTCTGACTGCGGCAAGCTTGTGAAGATGGATTcaataaaaagaaaccagaagaaaTTATATGCTTTATGTAGAATGTGCCTTCTGCTGCACACTGCACCACCTCCCCTTTTCTGCTGGTTACAGAGACTGGGAAACACACGAATGCTGGAGGAGCCTGGGGCAAGAAGGCTCAGAAAGCTTACTCGAGCTGTGCTTGGCCAGATATTTGTCTTTgtacttcttcttcttcccaaAGGGACTGCAGCTCGGGGCTTCGCTAGGAGCTGACTGAGCTATACTTGCCACTCGCCTGGTAGGAAAAGACAATCAAGGGGTCAgctttcctccccctcccctcatAACCCCCTAGTCACTCATTCCCTAATCCCCTTCACTCTCTGAGTGTCCGTTACAGTGGGACATAATGTGTGCAAAGCGCCCCATACGCTGTTTGGTGCATCTTGCACTGTGCCCTGCCCTCAGTCAGGGACCTGGCCCCTTGAGTCTGTGTCATCCAGTACCTGTCAGCACATTCTGGACACAACACACAAACAACGTGCTTTCTTTGGTCTAGACCATCAAGGTCTCAAACCTTTATGACCCTAAGAAATACACTGTACATTGCAAGCCAGTATTATACATACATCTAtaaacaaaacacatacacacaccccacatatatatatctaaaaCAACTGCTTCACAAAACAATAACTTGTATTATTACATGTAATAGATTCTAATATTTCTATTCAATGTCAACCCCACAAGGGTTGTAATCTTTACACTGGGGTAATTTTGCACAGGCAGAGGGAGGCTCAGTGTTGGATATGTTATAGGTTGGAActgttttgtgaatttttttggGAGCAATCTGACTCAGGGAcaggaattattttttctatgtacCAGAAATGTGCCTAAAGGACACATACTTAAATGTGACTGTTTTCTGCAGGACTCCAAGGAAATCCCAGAAACAGTATGGCTGGTAGAAGCGCACTAGCTTGGGAGATAGGAGACCAGGGAGGGCTCCGTCCCAGCACTGTCACGTGCTTTGTAACTATGGGGAAAACGTTTAAGGAAGCAAGAGGCCCACATAGGAATGAAGAGCTATTTGGGCTCCCTTGCCTGTAGTTGCCTCTTTAACCCTCCCCCACCCATTATGCCAGGAAATCTAGGAGGTCTCCTTGGTCGAGAAACAGAAACTACAAACAAAATGACAGATTTTCTGAAGCTAAGTTATTTGTGGCAGGCACATGGCCCTTCCGCCTGCACAAAAATGGCTCACCATTCCTGCAGTTCAGGGGAAGGGATCAATCCTGCTGACTCCTTGGAGGAGCCTTCCACCCGTCCCTGCCACCAATTGCTGTCATCCTTGTTGATAATCTGGATAATGTCCCCAgtagcaaacttcagtcccgcctCCTTGCAAGGGATCAGGTTGTCCTTTTTGGGATCATAGTCAAACTGCGCTCTCATGAACATCTAAAAAGAAGGCAAAAGGAACTGCAGGCGGCAGCTTCAAAAGAAACACCAGCATCAGAGCATGTCCTGCTGTAAACAAATTGGGTCAAGATACACAAATCTGACAAGAATCTTACAATTTCTCTCTGCAACAGAGATGTAAAAACgccaaacaaaatattagcaagtcaAATTTAGCTAtgtataaaaagtataataaatcaCACCCAAACAGGATCTAGTTCAGCAATATAAGAAGGTTTACTACCTGAAGGCCAATAAATTCACCACAttaacataaaaatggaaaaagatcaTATGATCccctcaacagatgcagaaaaagcctatGATAACATTCAAAACCCATTCAAGATTAAAATTCTTAGCAAACTTGGAATAGAAGGGAAGTTCTTTATTGTGAGAAAGAATACCTACAAAAACCCTACATCCAGCGTCATACTTCTCAGTGAAAGATTAAAAGCtttaccccctttttttttaaaggacatgggtcttgctatgttacccaggttggtctcgaactcctgggctcaagcaatccacccgccttggcctcccaaagtgctaggattacaggcgtgagccaccacacctggccagctttccctttaagatggaaaaataaacaaaaatgcctGCTATCATCACTTCCACTGAGATATGGTGCAGATGCCTCTTTTATCCAAATTGACATGCAGGTTTGGCATAGGGATAAACAAACAGtacaatggaaaagaataaatagGCCTGTAAATATCACTCATGACAAAAGTGATGGTGTACAGTAAATGATACTGGTTCAATTGGTATCCATATGGAAAAACTGGAATCTTGACCTCTTACCTTACAATATGTATAACAATCAATCCCAGATGGGTTGTGGATCCAAATGTGAAAAATCAAACAAGTAAgcatttagaagaaaacataggagaatatCTTAACCTTGTAGTaagtaaaaacttttaaaacaagaCGTAAAAAGTGCTAATCAGAAAAAAGTGGTAGattggatttcattaaaattgagAGTTTCTAGTCATTAACAGGAACCATGAAGAAAATAAGCCACAGAAGAGAACATACTTGGGATGCATATGACAAAGGACTcttatccagaatatatgaggaACTCCTACAAATCAGTGAAAAGCCTTGAATTGGTATCTTACAAAAGAGGATACCCAAGTGGAAAAAAAACCATATAAAAAGGAGTTTACcctcactagtcattagagaattTTTAGaatcacaatgtgataccaccatCAGGATGGCCAAAGGgcgaaaaaaaaaaccaaacaaatcagACAATGGTAAGTATTGGTGAGAATATAGAATAACCAGAACTGTCATACTATGCAGCTGGGGATGTCACATGGTTCAGCTACTttggaatactatttggcaatATCATCTAAAGATGAAGACACACATATACTACAACCTGGCAATTCTACTCTCAAAAGAAAGGCATAGATGTATGCACAAAACACATgcataaaaatcatatgatttttctccatttttctgttAACGTGGTGAATTCATTGCCCTTCAGGCAGTAAATCTTCTCGTATTGCTGAATTAGATCCTGTTTGGTTAATGGCAGCACTACGTAAGACCAAAAAAGTTGACTGAATAAATTGTAGCATGTTCatacaatgaatgaatgagaatgaaGCAATATAGGCGATTCTCATAAACATAATACTAAGTGAATAAAATGAGACACCAAAGAATTCATACTGTATAATTCAATGTTAATACATTTCAAAAAGGGGCAAAACTCATCCCTGCTGTTAGAAGTCAGGGTTATGGTGGGCCTTGAGGAAACAGGCATGGTGGGGCTGGGGGCGGTGGTCTTAGGCTGCTGGCATATTCTGTCTCTTGAGCTGGGTGCTGGTTGCATGGgtgtgttcagtttgtgaaaaaTTCATCCAGTTTTATACTTGTGATGTGTGCCCTTTGTTGAATATATACCCATATATGCCAAAACTTCAATTTAAAAGTTTACTTAAGAAAATTATACCATCATACTACAAGTAACCTGCAATAGAAACTTCAgatgtattcttttaaatatctccttcttaggccgggcgcggtggctcacgcctgtaatcccagcactttgggaggccgaggcgggcggatcacaaggtcaggagatcgagaccacggtgaaaccccgtctctactaaaaatacaaaaaattagccgggcgcggttgtgggcgcctgtagtcccagctactcgggaggctgaggcaggagaatggcgtgaacccgggaggcggagcttgcagtgagccgagatcgcgccactgcactccagcctgggtgacagagcgagactccgtctcaaaaaaaaaaaaataaataaaaaaaataaataaataaataaatatctcctTCTTCCACATTGACTTGCCATGGCCCTGTCCAATCTATTCCTCTACTGGCTGATGAGCTGTGTGCAAACTGGGAACCATTTCTCTTTATGTCACCTCCATGTTCTAGCACAGTACTTTGTACATGGTAGATCCTCAATAAATTGTCAATGAGTGCTCAACAGAttctatcttctttctttctttacttcgCCACTATCAATCACAGGgctttattattgctattttaaaagttatttgccAATTTGCTTGGTGAAAACTGGTGTCCCATGCatatttcaatttgcatttctttgatgacaggtaagataaaatatttttttcatatgttcaacGCTCATTTGTAGTTTTCGTCCTGTGAATGATCTCTTCATTCCCTTTACCCATTTTCCTCTTGGAGTTGTATTGATTCCTTACCATCTGTAGAATAAGATTATCCTCTCCCTTCCTACCTGATCACTAGCAGCAAAGGCTCATTCATTCTCTACTACTGTCGTCACTATGTTCTCCCTTGAGGAAAGGGGAATGAGCTCCTGTATTTTATACCAGGCAGGGAATAATGGGACCCTGAGCCAAGCAGCTACACACTTGTGAGATACTTAGAACTTATCCCTTATAATcaaatttcaaagaatacaagACAAATGGCCCAACTCCTGCCATCATGACAACAGAGAAAATGGTGCCCACCCACCTGTAGTGCAGGAAGACGGCTTTGCTGGTTGGGAATTACTTTTAATGAGATCATTCCTTTGgtttctttctatttaaaaaaatggacaTAAAATTGTACAGAAAACTCAGTTGAATGATGTGATCATTCATTCAAAGTCCCAGGTTTTTTTCCCCAACAACCATCTTTACATTTTGAGATTCTGTAGGACAATTCCTCCTTTAATACAAAAGTATCATGTGCCCCATAAAGCAGCATAACAATATGAAGACATGCAAAGAGTAACAAAGAAAAGCTAACTAAAGACTTTTccgagctgggcacggtggcttacgcctgttgtaatcccagctctttgggaggctgaggtgggtgcatcgtctaagatcaggagttcgagactagcctggccaacatggtggaaccccgtctctactaaaaatgcaaaaattagccaggcgtgatggtgggtacctgtaatcccagctactcgggaggatgaggcaggagaatcgcttgaacccaggaagcggaggttgcagtgagccgagatcgcgtcattgcactccagcctgggtgacagagcgaaactccatctcaaaaaataaataaataaataaataaataaataaaaacttttcctcCCCAAAAAGTCCTGAAGAAGTTCCTAAAAATGAACTATGGCACATATATATCCAAGCCTTTCCCCATACCAATAAAAGCAttacaaatatttacatacattatacatatacatacatatgtattgtttgtttttaacaaaaatgggATTCTACTATACACATGATaacttgctttatttcatttggcATTACTTCATGGAATACCAGATTGATGCTCCGGGTTATTTGCCCTGCTTtagaattttatgaaataaaggcagaaaattATCATTTCTTACACAAAATAAAGACTAGCAGTGAAAAGAGCCCCCTCAAGAAGGTACAAATACTTTGACAGAAAGACAAGGTCACTGATACCAATGTGGATCAGCACTTATGGAGACAATGGAAGGTCTTCATCTAGCATAGAAAATACCCACCATCGCCTTCTGCAGCTGATCCACTGAATGATTAGTCACATTTGTGCCATTGATTTCTAGGATCTCATCCCCCACGTGAAGAGAGCCTGCCATGAAATGAAAAATCAATCCACAAAAGAACAAAGGTTCAAACAGGAGCTGTTGATGTAACTCAAGATACCACAGAAGAGAAACCAGGATTTACAGCATGTTATGAAACAGATTGCGTCAAATACTCAGGATTGAAAACATTTGACTTGACAGTTTAATGGTCTCATCCTCCTTGGCCTCAGTAGTCCAACAGCACAGTAAAACACCTTGTCCTCAAATTCCTGGAACTAGAGTGGCTACTGACTCCAGACTATGATACAGATGTATATActaaaaagaataacaaagcaaGGCAAAGAACTCAGTACTCCTCTTTCACCAGCAAGCTCcgtgtttctttgttgtttagCTCAAACCCCAAAATGCTACCAAATGGTACTGCTGTCCTTTCCAAGTCTAATGCAATGGGTGGCATGTGGCAATTGTTCAAATATTAACTACTAGAAAAATATTGGTATAAATAGGTGTGAAAGAAGGGTCAGATAGAGAGATGGTCACACTGGGCAATTCACATAGAGATCTTATCATGTAGTGATTCTACAGAGCCAGTTATTAAGCCACAAAAAGTCTCTTGGCACACTCACAAAAATGCTACCAGTTTGGAGGATTGTAAGCTTCATGCCCCACACCACTGAACAGGGAGTAAATTATTAATCCCTGAATAAAACCCCACCCAGAGCTCCCACAGAGCACCTTGTCTATGGATCATGCCACCGTGAAGAATTCTGGCCACTGTACAGGACTGTTTTTCATTCAGCTTCAGAGTGATTCCCTGAAATAAAGATAATGGCATGATAAGCTTTATTTTAAGGTCTTTCTGAGGTTACTTTAGAAACAACTTATGGCAATTTCGCAGGAAAAGCATTTTCTATTTATACCCAGGATAGTCCTCAGCTAGAACAGGCATGAAGCCTGCTTTGAGGAGGAATTTGAGATGAGGATGAAAAGACAATATTGGGGTTGGCCAATTCCCTAACTCCATGAGCAGCCTCCTTCACTGGGCCAGAAGAGTCACTGGTGGGCAACAATAGGACGAGGGATTACCATGGGCTCCTCTGTGACCTTCTCAATCTGTATGAGTCGCACTTTCCGCACCTCCTGTCCCTTGACTTGGGCAGGGCTACCTGGGGCAGGAGACCCGTTGGTGTACATGTCCTCGGTCACAGTATTCAATGGATGCGATACAGCCTGTCAAGTcaaaacaacaaagcaatgtatgaAATCAGGAGCAAGGCCCACAGTCAGTCCACAATCTGCAATTCTAACATTCAAGAGGCTCTGAAAACTTATTTCATAAGTTTGGCCTCATTCTTATTTGAATTAACATGAAGCTGTTTGTAAGCTTTATTTCTCCAACTTAATAGACatgttagccaagtgtggtagtatgcacctatagtcccagctatagtcccagggcaacagagcgag harbors:
- the MPP1 gene encoding 55 kDa erythrocyte membrane protein isoform X3; protein product: MTLKASEGESGGSMHTALSDLYLEHLLQKRSRPEAVSHPLNTVTEDMYTNGSPAPGSPAQVKGQEGITLKLNEKQSCTVARILHGGMIHRQGSLHVGDEILEINGTNVTNHSVDQLQKAMKETKGMISLKVIPNQQSRLPALQMFMRAQFDYDPKKDNLIPCKEAGLKFATGDIIQIINKDDSNWWQGRVEGSSKESAGLIPSPELQEWRVASIAQSAPSEAPSCSPFGKKKKYKDKYLAKHSSIFDQLDVVSYEEVVRLPAFKRKTLVLIGASGVGRSHIKNALLSQNPEKFVYPAPYTTRPPRKSEEDGKEYHFISTEEMTRNISANEFLEFGSYQGNMFGTKFETVHQIHKQDKIAILDIEPQTLKIVRTAELSPFIVFIAPTDQGTQTEALQQLQKDSEAIRSQYAHYFDLSLVNNSVDETLKKLQEAFDQACSSPQWVPVSWVY
- the MPP1 gene encoding 55 kDa erythrocyte membrane protein isoform X6, with the protein product MYTNGSPAPGSPAQVKGQEVRKVRLIQIEKVTEEPMGITLKLNEKQSCTVARILHGGMIHRQGSLHVGDEILEINGTNVTNHSVDQLQKAMKETKGMISLKVIPNQQSRLPALQMFMRAQFDYDPKKDNLIPCKEAGLKFATGDIIQIINKDDSNWWQGRVEGSSKESAGLIPSPELQEWRVASIAQSAPSEAPSCSPFGKKKKYKDKYLAKHSSIFDQLDVVSYEEVVRLPAFKRKTLVLIGASGVGRSHIKNALLSQNPEKFVYPAPYTTRPPRKSEEDGKEYHFISTEEMTRNISANEFLEFGSYQGNMFGTKFETVHQIHKQDKIAILDIEPQTLKIVRTAELSPFIVFIAPTDQGTQTEALQQLQKDSEAIRSQYAHYFDLSLVNNSVDETLKKLQEAFDQACSSPQWVPVSWVY
- the MPP1 gene encoding 55 kDa erythrocyte membrane protein isoform X1; this encodes MTLKASEGESGGSMHTALSDLYLEHLLQKRSRPEAGPLVLWCKEGGQCVFAGGTRNPDSRDGWLAVSHPLNTVTEDMYTNGSPAPGSPAQVKGQEVRKVRLIQIEKVTEEPMGITLKLNEKQSCTVARILHGGMIHRQGSLHVGDEILEINGTNVTNHSVDQLQKAMKETKGMISLKVIPNQQSRLPALQMFMRAQFDYDPKKDNLIPCKEAGLKFATGDIIQIINKDDSNWWQGRVEGSSKESAGLIPSPELQEWRVASIAQSAPSEAPSCSPFGKKKKYKDKYLAKHSSIFDQLDVVSYEEVVRLPAFKRKTLVLIGASGVGRSHIKNALLSQNPEKFVYPAPYTTRPPRKSEEDGKEYHFISTEEMTRNISANEFLEFGSYQGNMFGTKFETVHQIHKQDKIAILDIEPQTLKIVRTAELSPFIVFIAPTDQGTQTEALQQLQKDSEAIRSQYAHYFDLSLVNNSVDETLKKLQEAFDQACSSPQWVPVSWVY
- the MPP1 gene encoding 55 kDa erythrocyte membrane protein isoform X4 yields the protein MTLKASEGESGGSMHTALSDLYLEHLLQKRSRPEAVSHPLNTVTEDMYTNGSPAPGSPAQVKGQEVRKVRLIQIEKVTEEPMGITLKLNEKQSCTVARILHGGMIHRQGSLHVGDEILEINGTNVTNHSVDQLQKAMKETKGMISLKVIPNQQSRLPALQEAGLKFATGDIIQIINKDDSNWWQGRVEGSSKESAGLIPSPELQEWRVASIAQSAPSEAPSCSPFGKKKKYKDKYLAKHSSIFDQLDVVSYEEVVRLPAFKRKTLVLIGASGVGRSHIKNALLSQNPEKFVYPAPYTTRPPRKSEEDGKEYHFISTEEMTRNISANEFLEFGSYQGNMFGTKFETVHQIHKQDKIAILDIEPQTLKIVRTAELSPFIVFIAPTDQGTQTEALQQLQKDSEAIRSQYAHYFDLSLVNNSVDETLKKLQEAFDQACSSPQWVPVSWVY
- the MPP1 gene encoding 55 kDa erythrocyte membrane protein isoform X5; translated protein: MTLKASEGESGGSMHTALSDLYLEHLLQKRSRPEAVSHPLNTVTEDMYTNGSPAPGSPAQVKGQEVRKVRLIQIEKVTEEPMGITLKLNEKQSCTVARILHGGMIHRQGSLHVGDEILEINGTNVTNHSVDQLQKAMMFMRAQFDYDPKKDNLIPCKEAGLKFATGDIIQIINKDDSNWWQGRVEGSSKESAGLIPSPELQEWRVASIAQSAPSEAPSCSPFGKKKKYKDKYLAKHSSIFDQLDVVSYEEVVRLPAFKRKTLVLIGASGVGRSHIKNALLSQNPEKFVYPAPYTTRPPRKSEEDGKEYHFISTEEMTRNISANEFLEFGSYQGNMFGTKFETVHQIHKQDKIAILDIEPQTLKIVRTAELSPFIVFIAPTDQGTQTEALQQLQKDSEAIRSQYAHYFDLSLVNNSVDETLKKLQEAFDQACSSPQWVPVSWVY